The following proteins are co-located in the Pseudarthrobacter siccitolerans genome:
- the glpK gene encoding glycerol kinase GlpK has protein sequence MNQYVIAIDQGTTSTRAIIFNHSGAIVSSGQMEHEQIFPKAGWVEHNPAEIWNNTREVIASALSKANLTRHDIAAVGITNQRETAVVWDKTTGEAVYNAIVWQDTRTQDIVNELARDGGADRFKEKVGLPLATYFSGTKIKWVLDNVDGARAKAEAGNLVFGNTDAWVLWNLTGGVDGGVHVTDVTNASRTLFMDLETLQWDDEILGIFGVPRSMMPEIRSSSEVYGTVHTSQLLREVPVAGILGDQQAATFGQAAFETGEAKNTYGTGCFLIFNTGEEIVHSKNGLLTTVGYKLGDAAPHYALEGSIAVTGSLIQWLRDNLGMINSAPEVETLAASVKDNGGVYIVPAFSGLFAPYWRSDARGAIVGLTRFVNKNHIARAALEATAFQTREVLDAVNADSGVPLSELKVDGGMVANDALMQFQADILGVPVIRPKVVETTALGAAYAAGLAVGFWKDLGECSANWSEDKRWEPQMDQAEQDRQMRLWKKAVTKSMDWVDEDVR, from the coding sequence ATGAACCAGTACGTAATCGCCATTGACCAGGGCACCACCAGCACCCGCGCCATCATCTTCAACCACAGCGGCGCCATCGTCTCCTCAGGGCAGATGGAGCATGAACAGATCTTCCCGAAGGCCGGCTGGGTGGAGCACAACCCTGCCGAAATCTGGAACAACACCCGCGAGGTCATCGCCTCCGCCCTCTCCAAGGCGAACCTGACGCGGCACGATATTGCCGCCGTCGGAATCACCAACCAGCGGGAAACGGCCGTGGTGTGGGACAAAACCACCGGCGAGGCCGTCTACAACGCCATTGTCTGGCAGGACACCCGCACGCAGGACATTGTGAATGAACTGGCCAGGGACGGCGGCGCGGACCGGTTCAAGGAGAAGGTCGGCCTGCCGCTTGCCACCTACTTTTCGGGTACCAAGATCAAGTGGGTTTTGGACAATGTTGACGGCGCGCGTGCCAAAGCCGAAGCCGGGAACCTCGTGTTCGGCAACACCGACGCCTGGGTCCTCTGGAACCTCACCGGCGGCGTGGACGGGGGCGTCCACGTCACCGATGTGACCAATGCCTCGCGCACTCTGTTTATGGATCTGGAAACGCTCCAGTGGGACGACGAAATCCTGGGCATCTTCGGCGTTCCGCGGAGCATGATGCCGGAGATCAGGTCCTCGTCCGAGGTTTACGGCACGGTCCACACCTCCCAGCTTCTCCGCGAGGTGCCGGTCGCGGGCATCCTCGGGGACCAGCAGGCAGCCACCTTCGGCCAGGCCGCCTTCGAGACAGGCGAAGCCAAGAACACCTACGGAACCGGCTGCTTCCTGATCTTCAACACCGGTGAGGAAATCGTCCACTCGAAGAACGGGCTGCTGACCACGGTGGGCTACAAGCTCGGCGACGCCGCGCCGCACTACGCCCTGGAAGGCTCCATCGCAGTCACCGGCTCGCTGATCCAGTGGCTGCGCGACAACCTCGGCATGATCAACAGCGCCCCCGAAGTTGAAACGCTCGCCGCGTCCGTGAAGGACAACGGCGGGGTGTACATCGTCCCCGCCTTCTCGGGACTCTTCGCGCCGTACTGGCGTTCGGATGCCCGTGGCGCAATCGTGGGCCTCACGCGCTTCGTCAACAAGAACCACATTGCCCGGGCAGCCCTGGAAGCCACCGCTTTCCAGACCCGCGAGGTGCTGGACGCAGTCAACGCCGACTCCGGCGTTCCGCTTTCGGAGTTGAAGGTCGACGGCGGCATGGTAGCTAACGACGCCCTCATGCAGTTCCAGGCGGACATCCTTGGCGTGCCGGTGATCAGGCCGAAGGTGGTTGAAACCACCGCCCTCGGTGCCGCCTACGCGGCCGGCCTCGCCGTCGGCTTCTGGAAGGACCTGGGCGAGTGCTCGGCCAACTGGTCCGAGGACAAGCGCTGGGAACCCCAGATGGACCAGGCCGAACAGGACCGCCAGATGCGGCTCTGGAAGAAGGCCGTCACCAAGTCCATGGATTGGGTCGACGAGGACGTTCGGTAG
- a CDS encoding aldo/keto reductase encodes MRTSPRLSLNNGVLIDQLGFGLYKVPPSDAAGLVAMALGAGYRHFDTAAMYGNESGVARGISSQLGAPAGSGGSGELFPAPAREDLFVTTKVWNDHHGYDATLRAFDDSMVNLGLDYVDMYLIHWPCPRRGLFPETYRALETLYREGKVRAIGVSNFQPSHLDRLMQTAEVTPAVNQIELHPWLQQHELRKIHDDLGIRTEAWSPLGRGHVLADPVVGACAAEVGRTPAQVVLRWHMQLGNIAIPKASSEARIRENLDIFRFELSARDMDALAGLDRGERTGSHPDNVN; translated from the coding sequence ATGAGGACCTCACCCCGGCTCAGCCTGAACAACGGCGTGCTGATCGACCAGCTGGGCTTTGGCCTGTACAAAGTGCCGCCGTCGGACGCGGCAGGACTCGTGGCCATGGCCCTCGGCGCCGGCTACAGGCATTTTGACACCGCCGCCATGTACGGCAATGAGTCCGGTGTTGCCCGCGGCATCAGCTCCCAGCTCGGCGCTCCGGCAGGCAGCGGCGGCTCCGGGGAACTGTTCCCGGCACCCGCCAGGGAAGATCTTTTCGTCACCACCAAGGTGTGGAATGACCACCACGGCTACGATGCCACCCTCCGGGCATTCGATGACTCGATGGTCAACCTTGGCCTGGATTACGTGGACATGTATCTCATCCACTGGCCCTGCCCCCGGCGCGGACTGTTTCCGGAAACCTACCGGGCCCTCGAGACGCTCTACCGGGAGGGTAAGGTCCGGGCCATCGGTGTCAGCAACTTCCAGCCTTCCCACCTTGACCGGCTGATGCAGACAGCAGAAGTAACACCCGCCGTAAACCAGATCGAGCTGCACCCCTGGCTTCAGCAGCATGAGCTCCGGAAGATCCATGATGACCTGGGCATCCGGACCGAAGCCTGGAGCCCCCTGGGGCGCGGACACGTGCTTGCCGATCCCGTCGTCGGGGCCTGCGCCGCCGAAGTTGGCCGGACGCCTGCCCAGGTGGTCCTCCGCTGGCACATGCAACTGGGAAACATCGCCATCCCCAAAGCCAGTTCGGAGGCGCGGATCCGCGAGAACCTGGACATCTTCCGCTTTGAGCTTTCGGCCCGGGATATGGACGCGCTGGCCGGCCTCGACCGGGGCGAGCGTACCGGCTCCCACCCGGACAACGTCAACTAG
- a CDS encoding glycosyltransferase family 4 protein — translation MKIVIDARFTRTDHHDGISRYGASLIEATAKIADVSMLVSDLRQLALLPDVPYTLINSPLSPLELFVARKVNPLGADVVVCPMQTMGTWGRKYGLVLTLHDLIYYEHPAPPGFLPAPVRLLWRLYHKAFWPQRLLLNRADAVATVSRTTEALIAKYRLTRRPVRVIGNAPQPAADPRVPEAGAEPSLVYMGSFMPYKNVETMVEGMASLPGYTLHLLSRITPQRRAELEKLVPSGAHVVFHNGVTDEEYGTFLKTATALVSLSRAEGYGLPLVEAMAVGTPVIASDIPIFREVGGDGASYVDPASPEQFANAVMKLQDPERWQEASRCSLARARQFTWDESARQLVDAAHDIIAQRRK, via the coding sequence GTGAAGATAGTCATTGATGCACGTTTCACCAGGACCGACCACCATGACGGCATCAGCCGCTATGGCGCGAGCCTGATCGAGGCCACCGCTAAGATCGCAGATGTTTCCATGCTGGTCTCTGACCTCCGGCAGCTCGCCCTGCTGCCCGATGTTCCCTACACGCTGATCAACAGTCCCCTCTCCCCCCTGGAACTGTTTGTAGCGCGCAAGGTGAACCCGCTGGGCGCTGACGTGGTGGTCTGCCCGATGCAGACAATGGGCACGTGGGGCCGTAAGTACGGGCTGGTCCTGACGTTGCATGACCTGATCTACTACGAGCACCCTGCGCCGCCAGGATTCCTGCCCGCCCCTGTCCGGCTGCTGTGGCGGCTGTACCACAAGGCTTTCTGGCCGCAGCGGCTCCTCCTCAACCGGGCGGACGCGGTGGCAACCGTCAGCCGGACAACCGAGGCGCTGATCGCCAAGTACCGGCTGACGCGCCGGCCCGTAAGGGTTATCGGCAACGCTCCCCAGCCGGCGGCGGATCCGCGGGTCCCGGAGGCCGGTGCGGAGCCTTCGCTCGTCTATATGGGGTCTTTTATGCCCTATAAGAACGTGGAAACCATGGTGGAGGGGATGGCTTCGCTTCCCGGCTACACGCTTCACCTCCTCAGCCGGATCACGCCGCAGCGCCGCGCCGAGCTGGAAAAGCTCGTCCCGTCCGGAGCCCATGTGGTGTTCCACAACGGCGTGACGGACGAGGAGTACGGAACCTTCCTGAAAACGGCGACGGCGCTGGTGAGCCTCTCCCGGGCGGAGGGTTACGGCCTGCCGCTCGTTGAGGCCATGGCGGTGGGCACACCGGTCATTGCCAGTGACATCCCCATTTTCCGGGAAGTGGGCGGTGACGGCGCCAGCTACGTTGATCCGGCCTCGCCGGAACAGTTCGCCAACGCCGTGATGAAGCTGCAGGACCCGGAACGGTGGCAGGAAGCCTCGCGATGCTCCCTTGCCCGTGCCCGTCAGTTCACGTGGGACGAATCGGCCCGCCAACTGGTGGACGCGGCACACGACATCATCGCCCAGCGCCGAAAGTAA
- a CDS encoding sugar-binding transcriptional regulator, which produces MYYLQDLTMDAIARELRTSRSTVSRLLSSARDSGLVQVQIRNPLDTAPELEGLIRRRFGVDVHVVPVVETLNEAETLDRVAMQAARTIGPLVDSNAIIGVAWGSTLSAVSRQLTRKITHDSVIVQLNGAGNMHTTGITYASDIMRRFGSAYGARVEQFPVPAFFDHAATKTAMWNERSVQRILALQAKMSIAIFGVGSVDADYPSHVYAGGYLDENDLKILANSDVVGDVATVFFRSDGSSDGIVLNERSTGPALSELRQVRRRICVVSGVSKINGLKGALAAGLATDLILDEATARRLVGLEGMATSNR; this is translated from the coding sequence ATGTATTACCTGCAGGACCTCACCATGGACGCCATTGCCCGCGAACTCCGGACCTCGCGGTCAACGGTTTCACGGCTGTTGTCCTCGGCCCGGGACTCGGGCCTGGTCCAGGTCCAGATCCGCAACCCCCTGGACACCGCCCCGGAGCTGGAAGGCCTGATCCGCCGCCGCTTCGGAGTTGACGTCCACGTTGTCCCGGTGGTGGAAACACTCAATGAGGCCGAAACCCTGGACCGGGTGGCCATGCAGGCCGCACGTACTATCGGGCCCCTGGTGGATTCCAATGCGATTATCGGCGTGGCCTGGGGCTCCACGCTCAGCGCCGTCAGCCGGCAGCTGACCAGGAAAATTACGCACGACAGCGTGATAGTGCAGCTGAACGGCGCCGGCAACATGCACACGACGGGCATCACCTATGCGAGCGACATCATGCGCCGCTTCGGCAGCGCCTACGGAGCGCGGGTGGAACAGTTCCCGGTTCCCGCCTTCTTCGACCACGCGGCCACCAAGACCGCGATGTGGAATGAACGCAGTGTGCAGCGGATCCTCGCACTCCAGGCCAAAATGAGCATCGCGATCTTTGGCGTCGGCTCGGTGGACGCGGATTACCCGAGCCATGTGTACGCCGGCGGCTACCTGGACGAGAACGACCTCAAAATCCTGGCGAATTCCGATGTGGTGGGTGACGTGGCCACCGTTTTCTTCCGCAGCGACGGTTCATCGGACGGCATCGTCCTCAACGAGCGGTCCACGGGTCCGGCCCTCTCAGAACTCCGGCAGGTCCGGCGCAGGATCTGCGTGGTTTCGGGAGTCTCCAAAATCAACGGCCTCAAAGGCGCCCTTGCGGCCGGCCTGGCGACAGACCTGATCCTCGACGAGGCCACCGCGCGCCGCTTGGTGGGCCTGGAGGGCATGGCGACTTCGAATAGGTAG
- a CDS encoding glycerol-3-phosphate dehydrogenase/oxidase produces the protein MGPKDSPARPTAPKPGGERASVHNLRRRPHAKVLVVGGGINGVGTFRDLALQGVDVALVERGDYCQGASGASSHMIHGGIRYLENGEFRLVRESVVERNRLLRIAPHYVKPLQTTIPIFSTFSGILEAPLRFLTHKQQGKPKERGAFLIKVGLSLYDSFSRDGGNVPRHQFRGRKRALAELPGLRPDIKYAATYFDASVHNPERLTLDVLQDGERAGRPAGAGAHAESNAQGNTARASNYLSLKSMTGEPNRGTGKGSTVRLRDELTGEEFDFTADVIVNTTGAWVDLTNEAMGTASSFMGGTKGSHIVLDHPGLLDACRGREIFFEHTDGRIVLIYPMGDRVLVGTTDVDADMSQDAVCTDEEIEYFFELIGHVFPGIAVTREQIVYTFAGVRPLPRHDATQPGFVSRDYRIERREAAASAQPRPGAVVLSLVGGKWTTFRALAEHLTDDVLAELGMQRKVSTAQLAIGSGAGFPSDEAGVQKWIKQHMAPGRDADRTAGLLTRYGTRAEAVMAYLDAAPDHQLRSTRELSVRELEFMAAREQVGHLVDVFIRRTSLAFRGLVTGELLNEVAEVLAVPLGWDAAARAAEIRHAQDVLQRLHRVEINSLVA, from the coding sequence TTGGGACCCAAGGATTCACCCGCCCGCCCCACCGCGCCGAAACCTGGCGGCGAACGCGCATCTGTACACAACCTGAGGCGGCGGCCCCACGCAAAGGTGCTGGTGGTGGGTGGCGGCATTAACGGCGTCGGAACCTTCCGGGACCTGGCCCTGCAGGGGGTGGACGTGGCACTCGTTGAGCGCGGGGACTACTGCCAGGGAGCCAGCGGAGCGTCCTCGCACATGATCCACGGCGGCATCAGGTACCTCGAGAACGGCGAATTCAGGCTGGTCCGGGAATCAGTGGTGGAGCGCAACCGGCTGCTCCGGATCGCCCCGCACTATGTCAAGCCGCTGCAGACCACCATCCCAATCTTCAGCACCTTCTCCGGTATCCTCGAGGCTCCGCTGCGGTTCCTTACCCACAAACAGCAGGGCAAGCCCAAGGAACGCGGAGCCTTCCTCATCAAGGTCGGCCTCAGCCTCTACGACTCCTTCTCGCGCGACGGAGGCAACGTGCCTCGGCACCAGTTCAGGGGCCGCAAACGCGCCCTGGCTGAACTGCCCGGCCTGCGCCCTGACATAAAATACGCGGCCACATACTTCGACGCCTCCGTCCACAACCCGGAGCGGCTCACCCTCGACGTTCTGCAGGACGGCGAAAGAGCAGGGCGCCCGGCCGGCGCCGGAGCACACGCTGAAAGCAACGCCCAGGGCAATACAGCCCGGGCCAGTAACTACTTGTCACTGAAGTCCATGACCGGCGAACCCAACCGCGGCACCGGCAAGGGCAGCACGGTGCGGCTGCGTGATGAGCTGACCGGCGAGGAATTCGACTTCACCGCGGACGTCATCGTCAACACCACCGGCGCCTGGGTGGACCTGACCAATGAGGCGATGGGAACAGCCTCCTCCTTCATGGGCGGCACCAAGGGTTCCCACATAGTGCTGGACCACCCCGGGCTGCTCGACGCCTGCCGCGGACGCGAGATCTTCTTCGAACACACGGACGGCCGGATCGTCCTCATCTACCCCATGGGGGACCGTGTCCTGGTCGGAACCACCGACGTGGACGCCGACATGAGCCAGGACGCCGTCTGCACCGATGAGGAGATCGAGTACTTCTTCGAACTGATCGGCCACGTGTTCCCCGGTATCGCCGTCACGCGGGAGCAGATCGTGTACACCTTCGCCGGCGTGCGGCCGCTGCCCCGGCATGACGCAACGCAGCCCGGCTTCGTTTCCCGGGACTACCGGATTGAGCGCCGGGAAGCCGCAGCCAGCGCGCAGCCCCGGCCGGGGGCCGTCGTACTCAGCCTGGTGGGCGGCAAATGGACCACCTTCCGCGCCCTGGCCGAGCACCTGACCGACGATGTCCTCGCCGAACTTGGCATGCAGCGCAAGGTCTCGACGGCGCAGCTCGCCATCGGCAGCGGCGCAGGCTTTCCCTCCGACGAGGCCGGTGTGCAGAAGTGGATCAAGCAGCACATGGCCCCGGGCCGGGACGCTGACCGGACTGCCGGGTTGCTGACCCGCTACGGTACGCGGGCGGAGGCCGTGATGGCCTACCTGGATGCCGCACCTGACCACCAGTTGCGCTCCACCCGCGAACTGAGTGTCCGTGAACTGGAATTCATGGCAGCCCGTGAGCAGGTGGGACACCTTGTAGATGTTTTCATCCGCAGGACGTCCCTGGCCTTCCGGGGCCTCGTCACCGGCGAACTGCTTAATGAGGTGGCAGAGGTGCTCGCCGTTCCACTGGGCTGGGACGCCGCCGCGCGTGCCGCCGAGATCCGGCATGCCCAGGACGTCCTGCAGCGGCTCCACCGCGTAGAGATCAACAGCCTGGTCGCCTAG
- a CDS encoding PEP/pyruvate-binding domain-containing protein encodes MSDDTGTDAGHDLPFPPLGGPPALDREVTGGKASALSALLAAGFPVPPGFVITRAAMLDGRGRDDWAMRLQAAARAAGPGPYAVRSSAAAEDLPGASYAGMYDSYLGVDADGLASAVTRCFESAESDRVLAYQESHENNDAGKMPGTGGMAVLVQQMVDAAAAGVAFTANPLTGARDETVVSAVVGLGENLVGGSESGEEWLARGGLVSRRRGAKAVLTKESATTVAAAARDVATHFGTPQDVEWALDASGHVHILQARPMTAVPEPVMWEPPGKGVWLRNFRLGEWLPEPVTPLFMDWIVPLIDTGYHQAVTRSAGISIPMGHGAVNGWYYLAPPGPMALPHLLFGGSLRPLPYIFNSVLRPMVDPAGADRAVLRSLEHEWRNVCLTRYRELAGAQGIDVGTADLPQLTSVVEQVARAAGEYLWYFSAAGGAAWKMEAVLARFWRRHLAAALAEGQRDAPETEGYQVLLGGLLPTLPAQVPHAVFSLDWYHPTAGEEQQGQGKGVGVGRGEGAPAAPARAMERRHAAEAACRKVLRGTRHLRRFDTLLAVAQHYARLREDQARDFTLGWPLLRRCAARMGMLLQQSGVIASPDDVHFLTRADLRTGAPAQHAVVGQRRQEWLRQRKLDAPLTLGTLPILGNAFDRLADAARSTRTAPPGSLRGHPASPGRARGHVRIVDGPADFSDFQPGEVLVAKATAPAWTPLFASAAAVVTDTGNLAAHASLVAREYGIPAVVGTGNATRLLHTGQLVTVDGNAGTIELHED; translated from the coding sequence ATGAGTGACGATACGGGTACTGACGCAGGTCATGACCTGCCTTTCCCTCCGCTCGGCGGGCCCCCCGCACTGGACCGGGAAGTAACAGGCGGCAAGGCGTCGGCACTGTCAGCGCTGCTCGCGGCAGGCTTCCCCGTGCCGCCAGGATTCGTCATCACCCGCGCAGCGATGCTGGACGGTCGCGGGCGGGACGACTGGGCGATGCGCCTGCAGGCTGCCGCCCGTGCCGCCGGCCCCGGCCCGTACGCGGTGCGCTCCTCGGCGGCCGCCGAAGATCTTCCGGGTGCTTCCTATGCCGGGATGTATGACAGCTACCTGGGCGTCGACGCCGATGGACTTGCTTCGGCAGTGACCCGCTGCTTCGAATCCGCGGAATCCGACCGGGTCCTGGCCTACCAGGAGTCCCACGAAAATAATGACGCCGGGAAGATGCCGGGCACCGGCGGAATGGCAGTCCTGGTTCAGCAGATGGTGGATGCTGCAGCCGCCGGCGTGGCGTTCACAGCCAACCCCCTGACCGGGGCCCGCGACGAGACCGTGGTCTCCGCCGTCGTCGGGCTTGGGGAGAACCTCGTGGGAGGGTCGGAAAGCGGCGAGGAGTGGCTTGCGCGCGGCGGACTGGTCAGCCGGCGGCGCGGTGCCAAAGCGGTCCTGACGAAGGAAAGCGCGACGACGGTGGCCGCCGCCGCACGGGACGTCGCCACGCATTTTGGTACGCCGCAGGATGTTGAATGGGCACTGGACGCCTCCGGCCATGTCCATATCCTCCAGGCCCGCCCCATGACGGCAGTTCCGGAACCGGTCATGTGGGAGCCGCCGGGGAAAGGCGTCTGGCTCCGGAACTTCCGGTTGGGCGAATGGTTGCCCGAACCTGTGACACCGCTGTTCATGGACTGGATTGTGCCGCTTATCGATACCGGGTACCACCAGGCGGTCACTCGTTCCGCCGGCATCAGCATCCCTATGGGACATGGGGCGGTCAACGGCTGGTACTACCTTGCCCCGCCTGGCCCGATGGCACTCCCCCATCTTCTGTTCGGCGGCAGCCTGCGCCCGCTGCCCTATATCTTCAACTCCGTGCTCCGCCCCATGGTGGATCCGGCCGGAGCCGACCGTGCAGTGCTTCGCAGCCTGGAGCACGAATGGCGGAATGTGTGCCTCACTCGCTACCGGGAGCTGGCAGGGGCACAGGGCATCGACGTCGGAACGGCCGACCTGCCCCAGCTCACCTCCGTGGTTGAGCAGGTAGCCCGGGCAGCAGGCGAATACCTCTGGTACTTCTCCGCGGCAGGTGGTGCCGCCTGGAAGATGGAGGCGGTGCTGGCCAGGTTCTGGCGCAGGCACCTGGCCGCTGCCCTGGCCGAGGGGCAGCGGGACGCGCCGGAAACCGAGGGCTACCAGGTGCTCCTCGGTGGACTCCTGCCGACGCTCCCGGCACAGGTACCGCACGCCGTCTTCAGTTTGGACTGGTACCACCCAACGGCGGGCGAAGAACAGCAGGGGCAAGGTAAGGGAGTTGGAGTGGGGCGCGGGGAGGGTGCGCCGGCTGCCCCAGCAAGGGCAATGGAACGGCGCCACGCAGCGGAGGCCGCCTGCCGGAAAGTGCTGCGGGGCACCCGCCACCTGCGCCGTTTCGACACGCTCCTGGCCGTCGCACAGCACTACGCAAGGCTGCGGGAGGACCAGGCGCGCGACTTCACCCTGGGCTGGCCGCTACTGCGCCGGTGCGCCGCGCGAATGGGAATGCTCCTGCAGCAGTCAGGCGTCATCGCAAGCCCGGATGACGTCCACTTCCTGACCCGGGCCGATCTTCGCACCGGCGCGCCAGCCCAGCATGCTGTTGTGGGTCAGCGCCGCCAGGAATGGCTGCGGCAGCGGAAGCTCGACGCGCCGCTTACGCTCGGCACACTTCCCATCCTGGGAAACGCCTTTGACCGCCTGGCGGATGCCGCACGCAGTACACGCACCGCGCCCCCGGGATCCCTTCGTGGCCACCCGGCCAGTCCTGGCCGTGCCCGTGGACATGTGCGGATAGTGGATGGTCCAGCGGATTTTTCGGACTTCCAGCCGGGCGAAGTGCTCGTGGCCAAGGCAACGGCACCGGCGTGGACCCCGCTGTTCGCGTCCGCGGCGGCCGTGGTCACGGACACGGGCAACCTCGCCGCCCACGCCTCCCTCGTAGCCCGCGAGTACGGCATCCCCGCGGTGGTGGGGACCGGCAACGCCACCCGGCTCCTCCACACAGGGCAACTGGTCACAGTAGACGGCAACGCAGGAACAATAGAACTCCACGAGGACTGA
- a CDS encoding alpha/beta fold hydrolase, whose translation MKTTHPGQPPAPAFFSPDLAGRTRASSVQLTGGKVAFWTYEPVQETPETRTILVIHGFRGDHHGLVRVADQLPEMRIIMPDLPGFGSSEAFGDGGHTVPGYGAFISEFMNALGLGPDTVLLGHSFGSIVAAHFVAAHPAAVHPLILINPIAAPALEGPKGIMTRLAVLYYKLAARLPRPLGQGLLRSPLIVRVMSETMAKTTDRELRRFIHGQHHAYFSAFASRDSLLESFTASVSSHVAEVAGRLTLPVLLVAGEKDEIATLPDQHRLLGLLPDGELKVIPGVGHLIHYETPEPAARYIRSFLKDHPA comes from the coding sequence ATGAAAACAACACACCCGGGGCAGCCGCCCGCGCCCGCCTTCTTCAGCCCGGACCTGGCAGGACGCACGCGTGCTTCTTCCGTGCAGCTCACCGGCGGGAAAGTGGCCTTCTGGACGTATGAACCCGTCCAGGAAACACCGGAAACACGGACCATCCTGGTGATCCACGGGTTCCGCGGCGACCATCACGGACTGGTGCGCGTGGCCGACCAGCTTCCCGAAATGCGCATCATCATGCCGGACCTGCCGGGTTTCGGCAGCTCAGAGGCCTTCGGGGACGGCGGCCACACGGTGCCCGGTTATGGGGCGTTCATCAGCGAGTTCATGAATGCCCTGGGTTTGGGCCCGGACACGGTTCTGCTGGGGCACTCCTTCGGATCCATCGTGGCCGCGCACTTCGTGGCAGCCCATCCGGCCGCCGTACATCCCCTGATCCTCATCAATCCCATTGCCGCACCGGCCCTGGAGGGCCCCAAAGGCATCATGACCAGGCTGGCGGTGCTGTACTACAAACTTGCCGCCCGGCTTCCCCGTCCGCTGGGGCAGGGACTCCTCCGAAGTCCGTTGATTGTCCGCGTGATGAGCGAGACCATGGCCAAAACGACCGACCGGGAACTCCGGCGCTTTATCCACGGCCAACACCACGCGTACTTCAGCGCATTCGCCAGCAGGGACAGCCTCCTCGAGTCGTTCACTGCCTCCGTCAGCAGCCACGTGGCCGAGGTGGCCGGGCGGTTGACCCTTCCGGTGCTGCTGGTTGCCGGCGAAAAAGACGAGATCGCCACCCTCCCCGACCAGCACCGGCTTCTCGGGCTGCTGCCCGACGGCGAACTCAAGGTCATCCCGGGCGTTGGCCATCTCATCCACTACGAGACTCCGGAACCCGCCGCCCGCTACATCCGCAGCTTCCTGAAGGACCATCCCGCGTGA
- a CDS encoding MIP/aquaporin family protein, with the protein MSLGIVFLSEVFGTAMLTLLGCGVVANVALRGTKGNSGGFLMVTWGWGVAVFAGVYVAAKSGSHLNPAVTLGFLAKGNKEYAPDVPVDFASTLTYLGGEMLGAFLGAVVCWLAYKQHFDAEEEAASKLAVFSTGPAIRTSSWNLVTEIIGTFVLVFVILTFGGTPSGLGPLAVALLVVGIGVSLGGPTGYAINPARDLGPRIAHALLPIKGKGSSDWGYSWIPVVGPLVGGALGGLIARLVPIIASAAA; encoded by the coding sequence ATGTCTCTTGGAATTGTTTTCCTTTCCGAAGTCTTCGGAACGGCGATGCTCACCCTGCTGGGTTGCGGCGTCGTGGCCAACGTCGCCCTGCGGGGCACAAAAGGCAACAGCGGCGGGTTCCTGATGGTCACCTGGGGATGGGGTGTTGCTGTCTTCGCGGGTGTCTATGTGGCCGCGAAGTCGGGATCACACCTGAACCCCGCCGTGACGCTTGGTTTCCTGGCGAAGGGAAATAAGGAATATGCGCCGGACGTTCCCGTTGATTTCGCGTCCACGCTGACCTATCTCGGTGGGGAAATGCTGGGTGCGTTCCTCGGTGCCGTCGTCTGCTGGCTCGCCTACAAGCAGCATTTCGACGCCGAAGAGGAAGCCGCCAGCAAGCTGGCAGTTTTCTCCACCGGCCCGGCGATCCGTACCAGCTCCTGGAACCTGGTCACAGAGATCATTGGCACCTTTGTCCTGGTGTTCGTCATCCTGACCTTCGGCGGAACCCCATCCGGCCTCGGGCCGCTCGCCGTGGCCCTCCTCGTCGTCGGCATCGGCGTTTCCCTGGGCGGCCCCACCGGCTACGCCATCAACCCTGCCCGCGACCTCGGCCCGCGCATCGCCCACGCCCTGCTTCCCATCAAGGGCAAGGGCTCCAGCGACTGGGGCTACTCATGGATTCCGGTTGTTGGCCCGCTCGTGGGCGGCGCCCTGGGCGGGCTCATAGCCCGGCTGGTTCCCATCATCGCCTCAGCAGCTGCCTGA